A segment of the Superficieibacter sp. HKU1 genome:
CGGTTTTATATACCGTTTGGTGATTTGCCAGTCGAAAAGGGAATAAGAAATAGCGGGGCAGCATCGCGCGCTGCCCCGTTTTACTAGCGCTTCAGCGCGCCGTAAACGCCGTCGACAATCCAGCCGTAGGTGGCCGCCGGAAGCTGGCCGCTGACAAACACGTTGGGATTGGCCTGCGGGTCCGCCACCGGCGAGTGGGGCTTGTTGCCGAGGATCACGATTGCCATATGGTTGACCGGATCGATGGCCGTCAGCGTCCCCGTCCAGCCGGTATGACCATAGGTTTGCGGGGGAGCCAGCATGCCGAAAGTCGCGGTCATGGAGGCGTTAGCATTGACGCGCCAGCCCAGACCAAACGTGGGATCGTCTTTCGAACGTCGGATAAACGCCCCGACGGTATTCCGATCGAACAACGTAACGTTTTTATAGCTGCCGCCATTAAGCATCACCTGCATCAGGACGGCCATATCACCGGTGTTCGAAAACAGCCCGGCATGACCGGAGACGCCGCCCATCGCGTACCAGGCTTTTTCATCGTGCACTTCGCCCTGCAGGGTAGCGGTGCGAATGTGGGGAAAGTCGATGACGCCGTCGCGGGTATTGCCGTGCAGTTCCGTCGCGGCAATTTGCTGGCGCTGAAAGCCTTTTTGCAGCGGATTAAATACCGTATGCGTCAGCCCCAGCGGGCGATAAATCGTTTGTTCGACGTATTTATCCAGCGGCATGCCGGTGACCGATTCGATGATAAAGCCGAGGATCATATAATCGACATCGCTATAAACGTGCCGGGTACCGGGGGAATAATCCAGCGGCGTGCGCTTGATCATTTCAAGCGTGGTGGCTTTATCCTGCGAATATAACTCACCCGCCACCTTTTTATTCGGGTATTGCGGATCGGCGGGGAAACCGGCGGTGTGATGTAAAATATCGACGATACGCAGCTGATCCTTGCCCTTGATCTTATCCGTGGGCCGGTCGGCAAAACCGGGGAGGTATTTAGAGACGAGATCATCGACGCTGATTTTCCCCTCGTACACCAGCTTTTGCAGCGCGAAGTTGGTGGCATACATTTTCGTATTGGAGGCGAGATCGTACAGGGTCTCCGGCGTGGCCTTAACGGGCGCGGCCATTAACGTTGAGCCGTCGTATTTTTTCGCATATCCCCAGGCCTTCTGATAAACAATGTGATTATCTTTCAGAATAAGCAGGTTCATCCCCGGATAGCCTGCGTCAACCTGCTGCTGGATCCAGACATCCAGTTGATGCAGTTTCTGGCTGTCAAAACCTGCTGACTCCGGGCTGGCATGGGTTAACGGCGGAAAATCCGTCGCCTGGGCGGGAGCCCAGACGGCGAGCAGCGCCGCCAGTAAAAGCGTTGTTTTCATTGCTATTCCTTTAACTCAGATCGACATTTTTACAGCCAAACAGCGCGGTGATGATAAACCCCGCGACGTAAGCCACCAGGATCCCCCCGCCGTAAACCGCAATCGCGGCCAGGATCCCGTCATGGGAGGTCATCAGCGGCAAGGCCACCAGACCGGAAGGGCCAAAGGCGCTATTCAGCCCGACCGGCAGCCCCAGCCAGGCGATAGTCCCGATAAACAAGCCGCCGACCGCGCCGCCCAGACAGGCGGTAACGAAAGGTTTCATGCGCGGCAGCGTGACGCCGTAAATCAACGGTTCGCCGACCCCAAGCAGGCCGGGGATGATCGCGCCACGAATTTGCGAGCGAAGCAGCGAGGTGTTGTCAGAGCGCCAGTACAGCGCCAGCGCCGCGCCTACCTGCCCTGCGCCTGCCATGGAAAGGATGGGAAACAGGGAGTTAAACCCTTGAGAATCCATTAGCGCCAGATAGACAGGAATAAAGCCCTGATGAACGCCGAAAACTACCGCAATCAGGAACACCCCGGCCAGCACCGCGCATCCCAGCGGATTGCTGTTAAGATGCATAAACAGCCAGGACATTCCCTGGAACAGCCAGACCCCGACAGGCATGATGACGATAAACGTCAGCGCGGCGGTGATGATTAACGTCAGCATTGAGGTCAGGATCATATCCAGTTCGTCAGGCACGTAGCGCCGGATCACACGCTCAATTTTGGCTCCGGCCCACGCCGCCAGCAGTACGCCGATAATATTGCCGCGCGGATCGATAGCTATGCCGAAGAAATCCTGCAGTCCGGAATAGTAGCCAACCGTTGCCTCCGGGTTATAACCGAGGATAAAGAGCGAGGCGATGATCGCGCCGTTAACGCCAGTGCCGCCAAAGGCTTTCTGCGCGTTATAGCCAACCAGCAGCACCAGGAACGTAAACAGGCCCTTGCTGAACACCTTCAGGAAATTCAGCGCATCCGGTAGCGTCCCTTTAGCGTCCGGCGCGATATGCATTAGCGTACCGATCAAGGTCGCGATGCCCAGCATCAATCCTGCCGCAATAAAGCCGGGAATAAGCGGGGTAAAAATGGTGGCGAAATTCGCCAGAAACTGTTGAACGGAGGATTGCTGTTTACTTTTCAGCTGGCTTTTATTTTCTGCTGCGATGGATTTGAGATCCTGATTACCAAGAAGCGCGTTCATCGCTTCCGCCGCGCGCTGGGCTTTCCCGACGCCAAAGACCACCTGGACTTCATTACCGTTTATCACTACCCCACTCACCTGCCCGGCGAGTTTTTCGCTGATGTGGTTATCGACCAGCGTCGTGTCTGCGACGCGCAGCCGCAGACGGGTCATACAGTTACCGCAGGAGGTAATATTTTCTTGCCCGCCGACAAGGGCAATAATGTGCTCCAGTAAATCCTTACCGATTGTTTTAGCCATGTTTATCCTCATCTGTTCCCCAGAAGATTGAATAGAAACATTATGCGCTCAGGGAGCGTGGCGCCCAGCTCTGGACGAAAGATTTTCCAGAAAGGTCACAGTATGGGCGGGAAAACGGAATAACGCATTTTAAAACAATGACAAGGGAGAACGTTGCGGTTTGGGGGCTGTGGGGCACACAGGCTGAGGCATTGTGCGCGATAATGCCGGATGGCGGCTGCGCCTTATCCGGCCTGAGCGCTCCGGGGGATTACATTGGTTACAGCGCCAGCAGCCTGTTAAGAGAGGGCGCGAAGTAATAACCACCCGTGACCGGCCTGGTGAAGCGCAGCATGGCATCACGCTTGCCGTCGGTATCGCCAAACATGCTCAGCAGCTGTTGTTCGATGTTGTACAGGCGCGCGCAGTAGGCGCAGAAGTAGAGACCGTGGGTACTGCTGGCCGTGCCGTAGGGCAGGCTCTGGCGAACAATTTTCAGTCCTTTGCCCTCTTCTTTCAGATCCACGCGGCTGAGGTGCGAGGTCACGGGACGTTCGTCGCCGTCAATTTCTTCATTGGCGCTTTTGGTACGGCCAATCATCATTTCCTGATCGTGAACACTCATCCGGTTAAGCTGTTTGAGATTATGTTCCCAGCGCTGGACGAACACGTAGCTGCCACCTGCATCAATACCGTCTTTGATCACCGCCACGTCACGACGCGTTTCTTCACCCGCCGGGTTTTCGGTACCGTCGACAAAACCGCTTAAATCGCGATCTTCCACCCAGCGGAAGCCGTGGATCTCTTCCTGCACGTCCAGCGCGTCACCGAACGCTTCCAGCGCTGCCTGGGCAACAGAAAAATTGACATCGTGACGCAGGGAGAGAATATGGATCAGCACGTCATACTGGGTTGCCGGAGCCAGACCTTTGCCGTAAGGAATAAAGTCCTTCAGCTCTTCAGCCCCTTCTCCGCCGCTCAGTTCACGCCACGTGTTATGTCCGAAAGCCACCACCGCACCGATCTGCGCATCAGGAAACTGCGCCTGAAAGGTTGCCAGCTTATCGGCAAAAATTTTACTGCCCGCGCGCAGGGAGTCGATCTTCCCTTTAACATTGGCTTCGATCCAAATCGCTGCGCGACAGTGTTCTGGCAAAATGCCACTCTGAACCTGGGACATTGCTTCTCCTGAAAAAAAGCCACGCAACGGTGGCGTTAATGCGGCTATTGTACCGCGATTTCAGCAGGGCAATTTGTTCAGGCGCAAATTAACGACGCCAGATAATTTTGCTCACTTTCCAGTTTTTCAGCGCATCGTCGGACGGCATCAGATCTGCCGGCCCGCTCCATTCGCCAGTAAACAGGTAGCTGATATGCTGGCTACCTTCTGCCTTACACTCAACGTCGCCAGCGTGATCGCCCGAGGCTTTCTGACAGTTGCCGTACGCTTTTTTATACAAGTCGCTGAAGACGCTGCCGATTTCACCGCCGTCGGCGGTTTTGATCTCAGGATCCTGAATATCAATCTGGCTGACCGTGCCGCTGTCGCCGTTAATCACCAGGGCGACTTTGTTATCTTTTAACGCTTCAAAAAAACGTACGATATTGCCGTTATCGGTTTTCATACCGCTACGCAGATGGTAGTCATCGCCCAGCGCCTCGCTAATGGCCTCTTCTTTTAACGGTGTCGCAGCGGTGATCCCGGCGACGCCCTGTTCAGTTACTTTGCCGGATGAGCCAAACCAGTTCCACGGATTTGCTGCCGACCAGTTAACCGAGGAGAGTGTTGAACACCCTGCCAGTGCCAAAGGCATAACGCACATCAATAAGCGAAGCGATTTCATTCACACATCCTCTCTTTTAAATTCAACGCCTGTTGGAGTACAGCGACGGCAAAAAGTGCCGTTTAATCTGCCTGCAGAGTAAAACAAGCGCGTAAACGTCGGCTCGCCAGCAGCCACCACAGGGCATAAACGTCCAGCACCACCAGCGCCACTCCTGCCCCGCTGACCGTTTCGCCGAAGTACCACAACAAAGGTTGCCAGATCAGCAGACTCAGTTGGGCGAGAATTAACGCCCAGCGTAATGCAGACCACAAACGCGGAAAAACCTGGCGCCGGCCAGCCAGTAAGAAGGCCGTCACGGCGGGCATTCCCGGTAGCAACCCCAACCAGAAGTTATCGTGATCGGGGTAGAACAGGTTCAGCAATGTGTCGCCCTGTCCGCGCGACGCGCCCGCCATCACAAACAGTACCCAGGTGCGGGCCTGAAGCACCAGCACGCACCAGAACAGAAAGGGGAGTTTCAACAGTCCATGACGGTCATAATCAGAAGGAAACAGTAAAGGCTTAGTACTCTTCATCTTCAATCAATCGCTTGCCCAGAATCAGTACGTCGGCGGTTTCATAACCCAGCCGTTCATACATTCCCAGCACCACATCATTGTCTTCCCGCACCATAATTTGCACTTTCGGACAGCCGCGGGCGATGAGCTTTTTCTCCAGCCGGTTTAATAAGGCATTGGCAATACCGCGTCCGCGATACTCCGGATGTACACCCAGGTAATACGCTGACCCGCGATGCCCGTCATAGCCGCCCATTACCGTGCCCACCACTTCACCGTTGACTTCAGCGACCAGGAACAAACTGACGTCATGATTTACCTTACGCTCAATGTCCATTTCCGGATCGTTCCATGGACGCAGCAGATCGCAGCGCTCCCACAGAGTGATGACCTCTTCGAAATCTTGCTGGCGAAATACGCGTATCTCCATGGTATTGAGAGCCTTTTCGGGTTAAAAAAACTGATTATGGCGCGAACGTGTCGATTAGCCAATATCTTGCGAAACCAGAGTAAAAAAATGGCATAATGTTGTCCGTTCATCTATTGAAATGAAAAGTAAAACAATTCTCATCACGATTGTTCGTAACGACCATCGCGATACGATATAACATCTGTCACCTTTTTCTTTACAACCCAGGCCGAATGAGCACTTTTAAACCACTGAAGACACTCGC
Coding sequences within it:
- a CDS encoding Dyp-type peroxidase is translated as MSQVQSGILPEHCRAAIWIEANVKGKIDSLRAGSKIFADKLATFQAQFPDAQIGAVVAFGHNTWRELSGGEGAEELKDFIPYGKGLAPATQYDVLIHILSLRHDVNFSVAQAALEAFGDALDVQEEIHGFRWVEDRDLSGFVDGTENPAGEETRRDVAVIKDGIDAGGSYVFVQRWEHNLKQLNRMSVHDQEMMIGRTKSANEEIDGDERPVTSHLSRVDLKEEGKGLKIVRQSLPYGTASSTHGLYFCAYCARLYNIEQQLLSMFGDTDGKRDAMLRFTRPVTGGYYFAPSLNRLLAL
- the murP gene encoding PTS N-acetylmuramic acid transporter subunit IIBC; translation: MAKTIGKDLLEHIIALVGGQENITSCGNCMTRLRLRVADTTLVDNHISEKLAGQVSGVVINGNEVQVVFGVGKAQRAAEAMNALLGNQDLKSIAAENKSQLKSKQQSSVQQFLANFATIFTPLIPGFIAAGLMLGIATLIGTLMHIAPDAKGTLPDALNFLKVFSKGLFTFLVLLVGYNAQKAFGGTGVNGAIIASLFILGYNPEATVGYYSGLQDFFGIAIDPRGNIIGVLLAAWAGAKIERVIRRYVPDELDMILTSMLTLIITAALTFIVIMPVGVWLFQGMSWLFMHLNSNPLGCAVLAGVFLIAVVFGVHQGFIPVYLALMDSQGFNSLFPILSMAGAGQVGAALALYWRSDNTSLLRSQIRGAIIPGLLGVGEPLIYGVTLPRMKPFVTACLGGAVGGLFIGTIAWLGLPVGLNSAFGPSGLVALPLMTSHDGILAAIAVYGGGILVAYVAGFIITALFGCKNVDLS
- the pbp4b gene encoding penicillin binding protein PBP4B, which produces MKTTLLLAALLAVWAPAQATDFPPLTHASPESAGFDSQKLHQLDVWIQQQVDAGYPGMNLLILKDNHIVYQKAWGYAKKYDGSTLMAAPVKATPETLYDLASNTKMYATNFALQKLVYEGKISVDDLVSKYLPGFADRPTDKIKGKDQLRIVDILHHTAGFPADPQYPNKKVAGELYSQDKATTLEMIKRTPLDYSPGTRHVYSDVDYMILGFIIESVTGMPLDKYVEQTIYRPLGLTHTVFNPLQKGFQRQQIAATELHGNTRDGVIDFPHIRTATLQGEVHDEKAWYAMGGVSGHAGLFSNTGDMAVLMQVMLNGGSYKNVTLFDRNTVGAFIRRSKDDPTFGLGWRVNANASMTATFGMLAPPQTYGHTGWTGTLTAIDPVNHMAIVILGNKPHSPVADPQANPNVFVSGQLPAATYGWIVDGVYGALKR
- a CDS encoding DUF2919 domain-containing protein → MKSTKPLLFPSDYDRHGLLKLPFLFWCVLVLQARTWVLFVMAGASRGQGDTLLNLFYPDHDNFWLGLLPGMPAVTAFLLAGRRQVFPRLWSALRWALILAQLSLLIWQPLLWYFGETVSGAGVALVVLDVYALWWLLASRRLRACFTLQAD
- a CDS encoding RpoE-regulated lipoprotein, with amino-acid sequence MKSLRLLMCVMPLALAGCSTLSSVNWSAANPWNWFGSSGKVTEQGVAGITAATPLKEEAISEALGDDYHLRSGMKTDNGNIVRFFEALKDNKVALVINGDSGTVSQIDIQDPEIKTADGGEIGSVFSDLYKKAYGNCQKASGDHAGDVECKAEGSQHISYLFTGEWSGPADLMPSDDALKNWKVSKIIWRR
- a CDS encoding GNAT family acetyltransferase → MEIRVFRQQDFEEVITLWERCDLLRPWNDPEMDIERKVNHDVSLFLVAEVNGEVVGTVMGGYDGHRGSAYYLGVHPEYRGRGIANALLNRLEKKLIARGCPKVQIMVREDNDVVLGMYERLGYETADVLILGKRLIEDEEY